In a single window of the Scyliorhinus torazame isolate Kashiwa2021f chromosome 2, sScyTor2.1, whole genome shotgun sequence genome:
- the nr4a2a gene encoding nuclear receptor subfamily 4 group A member 2a isoform X2 has protein sequence MDLTNTEITATTSLPSFSTFMENYSTNYDVKPPCLYQMPLSNQQSAIKVEDIQMHGYHHQNHLQHPPEEMIHSGSMYYKPSPPPTPTTPGFQVQHSALWDDPSSLHSFSQNYVATTHMIDQRKAPVSRLSLFSFKQSPPSTPVSSCQMRFDNPLHISMNPETGGGHHVVDSQNFAIPNPIRKQASVGFPGLQIGHGSQLMDSQVPSPPSRNSPSNEGLCAVCGDNAACQHYGVRTCEGCKGFFKRTVQKNAKYVCLANKNCPVDKRRRNRCQYCRFQKCLVVGMVKEVVRTDSLKGRRGRLPSKPKSPQEPSPPSPPVSLITALVRAHVDSNPAMSNLDYSRFQSNPEYQLSGGDTEHIQQFYDLLTGSMEIIRGWAEKIPGYADLPKEDQNLLFESAFLELFVLRLAYRSNPVDGKLIFCNGVVLHRLQCVRGFGEWIDSIIDFSSNLHSMNIEISAFACIAALAMITERHGLKEPKKVEELQNKIVNCLKDHVTFNGGNLNRPNYLSKLLGKLPELRTLCTQGLQRIFYLKLEDLVPPPTIIDKLFLDTLPF, from the exons ATGGATCTCACCAACACTGAAATTACAGCAACTACATCGCTACCAAGTTTCAGCACCTTCATGGAGAATTACAGCACCAATTACGACGTGAAACCCCCTTGCTTGTACCAGATGCCACTGTCCAACCAACAGTCCGCTATCAAGGTTGAAGACATCCAGATGCACGGCTATCACCACCAGAATCACTTACAGCATCCACCAGAGGAGATGATCCATTCTGGTTCCATGTATTACAAaccatctccaccccccaccccaacaactcCAGGCTTTCAGGTTCAGCACAGCGCATTGTGGGATGACCCCAGTTCTCTTCATAGCTTTTCCCAAAACTATGTAGCTACCACCCATATGATAGATCAGCGAAAAGCTCCTGTCTCAAGACTATCTCTTTTCTCCTTCAAGCAGTCGCCCCCCAGTACCCCAGTCTCCAGCTGCCAAATGAGGTTTGATAACCCTCTACACATTTCCATGAACCCAGAGACGGGAGGTGGTCATCACGTAGTGGACAGCCAGAACTTCGCTATTCCCAATCCCATCAGAAAACAAGCATCCGTGGGCTTCCCTGGTCTCCAGATTGGTCATGGGTCTCAGCTGATGGACAGCCAGGTACCATCACCTCCATCTCGGAATTCCCCATCAAACGAAGGCCTTTGCGCGGTGTGCGGAGACAACGCTGCCTGCCAGCACTATGGAGTCCGCACATGCGAGGGCTGCAAAGGCTTTTTCAAG CGCACAGTGCAGAAAAACGCGAAGTATGTTTGTTTGGCGAACAAGAATTGTCCAGTTGACAAACGCCGTCGAAACAGGTGCCAGTACTGTCGCTTTCAGAAGTGCCTTGTTGTTGGCATGGTGAAGGAAG TTGTCCGCACGGATAGCCTGAAGGGACGCAGGGGAAGACTCCCATCCAAGCCCAAGAGCCCCCAAGAGCCGTCTCCCCCTTCTCCTCCGGTCagcctcatcacagccttggtcaGAGCGCATGTCGACTCCAACCCTGCCATGTCAAACCTCGATTACTCCAGG TTCCAGTCCAATCCTGAATACCAgctgagcggcggggatacagaacACATCCAGCAGTTCTATGACCTCCTGACAGGCTCCATGGAAATCATCCGCGGCTGGGCAGAAAAGATCCCCGGCTACGCCGACCTTCCAAAAGAGGACCAGAACCTGCTTTTTGAATCGGCTTTTCTGGAACTATTCGTCCTGAGGCTAGCCTACCG GTCGAACCCAGTGGACGGCAAGCTCATATTTTGCAATGGGGTGGTGCTGCACAGGCTGCAGTGCGTTCGTGGCTTTGGGGAGTGGATAGATTCAATCATTGACTTCTCGTCCAACCTCCATAGTATGAACATCGAGATTTCAGCTTTCGCCTGCATTGCTGCACTCGCCATGATAACAG AGCGACACGGGCTGAAGGAACCCAAGAAAGTGGAAGAACTTCAAAATAAAATTGTAAACTGTCTCAAAGACCACGTGACTTTCAACGGCGGAAACTTAAATCGTCCAAACTACTTGTCCAAACTTTTGGGGAAATTGCCGGAGCTCCGCACTCTCTGCACACAAGGTCTTCAGCGCATCTTCTACCTGAAGCTCGAGGACCTCGTTCCACCCCCGACAATAATTGATAAGCTCTTCCTCGATACACTACCCTTTTGA
- the nr4a2a gene encoding nuclear receptor subfamily 4 group A member 2a isoform X1, with amino-acid sequence MPCVQAQYGSSPQGASPASQSYSYHSGEYSSDFLTPEFVKFSMDLTNTEITATTSLPSFSTFMENYSTNYDVKPPCLYQMPLSNQQSAIKVEDIQMHGYHHQNHLQHPPEEMIHSGSMYYKPSPPPTPTTPGFQVQHSALWDDPSSLHSFSQNYVATTHMIDQRKAPVSRLSLFSFKQSPPSTPVSSCQMRFDNPLHISMNPETGGGHHVVDSQNFAIPNPIRKQASVGFPGLQIGHGSQLMDSQVPSPPSRNSPSNEGLCAVCGDNAACQHYGVRTCEGCKGFFKRTVQKNAKYVCLANKNCPVDKRRRNRCQYCRFQKCLVVGMVKEVVRTDSLKGRRGRLPSKPKSPQEPSPPSPPVSLITALVRAHVDSNPAMSNLDYSRFQSNPEYQLSGGDTEHIQQFYDLLTGSMEIIRGWAEKIPGYADLPKEDQNLLFESAFLELFVLRLAYRSNPVDGKLIFCNGVVLHRLQCVRGFGEWIDSIIDFSSNLHSMNIEISAFACIAALAMITERHGLKEPKKVEELQNKIVNCLKDHVTFNGGNLNRPNYLSKLLGKLPELRTLCTQGLQRIFYLKLEDLVPPPTIIDKLFLDTLPF; translated from the exons ATGCCCTGTGTTCAAGCTCAGTATGGGTCATCGCCACAAGGAGCCAGTCCTGCCTCTCAGAGCTACAGCTACCACAGTGGGGAATACAGCTCTGACTTCTTAACGCCAGAGTTCGTCAAATTCAGCATGGATCTCACCAACACTGAAATTACAGCAACTACATCGCTACCAAGTTTCAGCACCTTCATGGAGAATTACAGCACCAATTACGACGTGAAACCCCCTTGCTTGTACCAGATGCCACTGTCCAACCAACAGTCCGCTATCAAGGTTGAAGACATCCAGATGCACGGCTATCACCACCAGAATCACTTACAGCATCCACCAGAGGAGATGATCCATTCTGGTTCCATGTATTACAAaccatctccaccccccaccccaacaactcCAGGCTTTCAGGTTCAGCACAGCGCATTGTGGGATGACCCCAGTTCTCTTCATAGCTTTTCCCAAAACTATGTAGCTACCACCCATATGATAGATCAGCGAAAAGCTCCTGTCTCAAGACTATCTCTTTTCTCCTTCAAGCAGTCGCCCCCCAGTACCCCAGTCTCCAGCTGCCAAATGAGGTTTGATAACCCTCTACACATTTCCATGAACCCAGAGACGGGAGGTGGTCATCACGTAGTGGACAGCCAGAACTTCGCTATTCCCAATCCCATCAGAAAACAAGCATCCGTGGGCTTCCCTGGTCTCCAGATTGGTCATGGGTCTCAGCTGATGGACAGCCAGGTACCATCACCTCCATCTCGGAATTCCCCATCAAACGAAGGCCTTTGCGCGGTGTGCGGAGACAACGCTGCCTGCCAGCACTATGGAGTCCGCACATGCGAGGGCTGCAAAGGCTTTTTCAAG CGCACAGTGCAGAAAAACGCGAAGTATGTTTGTTTGGCGAACAAGAATTGTCCAGTTGACAAACGCCGTCGAAACAGGTGCCAGTACTGTCGCTTTCAGAAGTGCCTTGTTGTTGGCATGGTGAAGGAAG TTGTCCGCACGGATAGCCTGAAGGGACGCAGGGGAAGACTCCCATCCAAGCCCAAGAGCCCCCAAGAGCCGTCTCCCCCTTCTCCTCCGGTCagcctcatcacagccttggtcaGAGCGCATGTCGACTCCAACCCTGCCATGTCAAACCTCGATTACTCCAGG TTCCAGTCCAATCCTGAATACCAgctgagcggcggggatacagaacACATCCAGCAGTTCTATGACCTCCTGACAGGCTCCATGGAAATCATCCGCGGCTGGGCAGAAAAGATCCCCGGCTACGCCGACCTTCCAAAAGAGGACCAGAACCTGCTTTTTGAATCGGCTTTTCTGGAACTATTCGTCCTGAGGCTAGCCTACCG GTCGAACCCAGTGGACGGCAAGCTCATATTTTGCAATGGGGTGGTGCTGCACAGGCTGCAGTGCGTTCGTGGCTTTGGGGAGTGGATAGATTCAATCATTGACTTCTCGTCCAACCTCCATAGTATGAACATCGAGATTTCAGCTTTCGCCTGCATTGCTGCACTCGCCATGATAACAG AGCGACACGGGCTGAAGGAACCCAAGAAAGTGGAAGAACTTCAAAATAAAATTGTAAACTGTCTCAAAGACCACGTGACTTTCAACGGCGGAAACTTAAATCGTCCAAACTACTTGTCCAAACTTTTGGGGAAATTGCCGGAGCTCCGCACTCTCTGCACACAAGGTCTTCAGCGCATCTTCTACCTGAAGCTCGAGGACCTCGTTCCACCCCCGACAATAATTGATAAGCTCTTCCTCGATACACTACCCTTTTGA